The following nucleotide sequence is from Lentimicrobium sp. L6.
ATAAACAAAAATAAGTAGTTTTTTTAACTCTACCTGAAGTTCTGTTGCAACATTTTGATTGTCCCATATTGAACCTAGATTTAATTTATTGTCAGTAATATGGTGGAAATAGGATAAGGTGTAAGCTACTGTGTGTGATTTAATATTAGTATCTCCAATTGGATCACTATTCTTTCTGCCAAATAGCTTATCTGTTGCTCGAAATAAAATGGCATTAGCTACAATATCAATCCAAAATATACGATTAGCTTTATTCTTCTTAAATTTTTTCTCTATTTCGCGAAGGAAAATAGTATAATTCTTTTGTGAGCCTTTTGATACATGAAAAGGTTTCAACTCCCATAAGTTTATATACTTTGCTACATCTGATTTTATTATAATCTGATTCTTAGGATACTTTAATTTAAAAGCATTCTGTTTACTAACGGTTGGCTCTTTATTTAAAGCTTCTTTATATTGACCTTTTACACGTTCGAAAAACCATACTGTCTGCTTATTTCTGTCATTAAGATCTATTGCGAAAGTAGTTCTGGAAAGCTCTTCAAGCCTTTGTAATAATGGGTTATTAGAAGTCAAATCTAGTTCAGAAACTTTATTCTGACTATTGGCATATCGTGATATAAATGGGACAGTTTCATCTTTTTTTATTTCATCCTTAATTACAGTAAGTTTCATTTGAACAAAAACCTCGGAGATATTAGCCTCTTTATATTTTTTTGCAGTATGAAATAGTGAAGCTGTTGTTTGGCCACCATTTACAATTTGAAAATCTTTTACCGAAGTAATAACTAATTGGCCTTTATCTGTAATTTTGGTCTTTACAGCTTGAGCTGTTGTAGCAAGACCATTATTGTATGGCAAAAACATATGCGGATTGAAGCGTATTGTATCTCTTATTCCCTGATTAACTTTCCCCGTTTGTTGTAAAAATGCTCTAACATTACTTTCAAGAAGTCTTACTCCATAATTTCTATATAATACTGAAAGGACAGTCCCTGGTACAATTGCAAGGTAACACTCATATAGGTCGTTTTTAGAAGGCATTTCTAAACAAGGTATTGTTTCGCCCAGAGTTTCCTCGAAATCTATCTCTATTGGCTCTCTATTTCCTGAAGAAAGTGATAACCTATGAAGTCTCTCAATGTCCCAAATCTTAAAATTAATCAAGACTTCCTCCATGTTTATTAATTTAAAATCTGAAGGAGGATCATACGGAATATCTCCATTTGACAACACAAAAACATTAATTCTGATTATTTTCTTTCTTTCCTTGGTCAGTAAAGAAGCTAACCCATATGCTTCAATGGATGGCTCGATATCATCTAAGAATCCTTTTAAAGCTGCGTTAATAAAACCCGAAGACCACTTTATTAGTTTCTCGAATTCAGCTTTAGTTATTTTATAAAACTCATTTGTGTCTTTATACGAAGAGATAAATATATCAATGTTCTCATAACCTTCCTCTAAGGCATAACCATTAATTTTAAACTGTATGTTTTCAAACTTGTTTTCTTTGATGTAATGACATAATCTCACTCCTTCAGTTTCTCCAGCATCAGCTAAAATATCCATTACGTATTCAGTAAACTTGTTTTCCTTAGAATCGCCGTTATCATCAGAATAGACTAATGATTGTACCTCATGAAATAGGTTTTGAATAAATAAATCTAATTCGAAATCTATATTATTATTCTGCATTATATTATTTCTTTAGTAATCTCATTAATATCTACTTCAAAATCCACACAGGCAATAGGAGAAATCTCATAAGACACTTTGGAAATTGCTTGATTAATTATTTCGGAAGTAATTCTAGGGAAATTATCAGTAACTTTATAATATAGTTCCCTTGAAATAGAATATCCGATTTTATCATATTCTGACTCTGTTTCCAGAGAAATCCCAAGAATTTCCAATTTAAGATTGAACTCTCGCTTCAAATTAACAAATAGGTTAAGTATATTTCTTATTTCTGTTATGATATTAAAAAGGGTATTTTCCCCGTTAGGATATTCGTTTAACTTATAGAATGAAATAAACAATATTTTCAGCTCGTCAATATCTAATTGAAATTCATTTGCTATTTTAATGCTGGGCGTATTTGCAATAGAAGTTTTAACTTCCACGGCGATTCCATTGAAATAAAAATCTTGATTAGCCCCATCGGGAGCTTGCCAAGCATTAATAATTTTATCTTTATTAATCCCGTCTAGCTCAAGCAGAAGCTTTAAAAAATATAATTCTCCATATAGGCCTCTTTGTTGCTGTGAACTTAATAATCCATTTGTAAATTTCCCGAATAGTTTTCTCCAATAATTGATACGATTTGAAATGATTAATAGAGCATCTTCAGAATTTTTCACATCTGCGAGACTCTGAATAATATCTTCTATAAACATAACAAACACATCAGCTAACTCTTCTTCTAAGAGAATTAGGACAAGCTCCTTTTGGTGTTCATTTATTTGCAGAACCTGCACCTCAACACCTATAAAACGCTTTAAATAATTTGGATGTACTTTTACTTGTGGGTCTATCTCTAAAGTGAATATTTTAGCTTTAGATACAGACACTGTTCCAATACAGCATTTCAAGTACTTGATATCTTCTACCCTATGTCTTATAACTTCATTTTTAAATGAAGCTGCCTGACTATTCCATATTTCTTTAATTCTACTCATCTGTGTCTATATCATCATCGGATTGTGTATCTTCAAAACTAGAACTATAAGGACGTGCTGCATATTCCACTTTTTCCTCATTTTTAATTTCAGGAAAGACTAAACCCCATCCAACTAATGGAATACCATCTTCAAGCTTTGTATCAACCGTCCAATCAAGAGGATAAATAACTAATAATGATTTTCCTACTTTAGCTCTTATTTTCTTGACCTCCGATTCTTTTGGGTTCTTGTTATTCATTTCCAAGTCTAATCTTCTATGAGTAGGATCGAAAATGTTATTTTTTGATAAGGTAAAATAAGAATCACCACCGATTTTAGTATTTGTTCTTTTGGATAAACCTGCTACAACAGAGCCATTTAAATACTTGAATTCATATGAATTTTCACTTTCAGAATTTATAATAAGAGCAATAGTCCAATCTAATAATAAACCTTTACTATTTTGTTTTTGTATATATCGATTTAGCAATTCTGTACGGATATTTGGTTGATTAGTGGAAAACCCCTCAAGAAAACTCATGACTTTTTCAGGCGCTACATTTTCCCAATTTAATCCATTCAGCTTCTTTGATAAAGTATATCTTTTCTTGGGATTTTCTAAACGAACCAGTAAACTATTCAAAACATTTAAATTATTCTTTACAATTTTCTCGTTCTTTATTAATTGATACGTCTGTGTTATTTTACCAGAAAAACCTACTAGAATCTTTTGGTGCTCTCGCATCTTTCCTGCAGCTGTAATGTTTAATATTCCTGGATGAGTTCTTATTTTTAATCTATAATCAACCGGCTGTTTATTGCTAGCTGCCATTTCATCGAAATCGGCTCGCATTTCCTCCGTAGCCAGCGTTATATGCCTATACCAATTTATGAGTTGATTTGTAGTGAATAGTCGACATAAGTCAATATAACCAGGTCTGTACCCAAACCAACGTCCCATTTGCATTAAAGAATCATATAGACGAGATGCTCTTAAATAATAACTCACAGATAAGCCTTCCAATGTAATGCCTCTTGCAAGACGATTTCCACCAACGGCTATAACAGACATCCCATTCTTATAATCATCGTACTTAATATCTTCAATATTATGGTATTCTAGTAATCTTGTATTTTTTGTACCGTGAACAGAGCGAACTTCGATTTTTGAAACAGCATCGTTTAACACTAATATTATTTCATCCCAAGAATGCTGTTTGATTTTATGGTCTGTATATGCGATATTATCTTTTACGTTATCAGTTGTTGGAATAAAGTCATTTTCAAATAGATCTTTCAATTCATTTATCAAATTCCCTTGCCCTGATCTTATCTGAAGTTTATAATCTCGCATAATTTCATTTACAAGCCATGCAACGCGGTCAATCCAAGCAACATATAGTGCCACATGAATAAGCATAGAATTATGTTTGTTTTCCTGCCCTCTTAAGCGTCTTATTGCACAGGTAAGAATAAATGATTTGAGCGCTTCTTTTAAACTTGATGGTACATCGTCTGGCAAATCTCCTTTATTCTTCGAGTTCAGTTTTAAAGGGAAATAGGGCTCTTGATCTTCTGCGGTTCTAATTATATCCAATCCTTCAAAATCTTCACCAGTATCGCTATTCTCATAACCAAAGACCTGTACTGCACCAACATAATTTGAAGGTGGTGGAATATTTACAATAAAATCACGTGGAAATAAGTCTTCACCTATCTTCATCCGAATATCTTTAACTATAGTTTCTAGAGTATCGCTCCAAGAGGAGGGAATAAAGATATTTGCATAAGGAGTGGCTGTATATCCAATAAATGTATTTTGATTAAAAAGATTTAATAAAGTACGAATTAGTCTATTTATTGTTTTAATATCCAATTCTGATCCTGAATTAACGGAAGCATTGTCTGCTTCATCATCAATTAGGAGCAAAGGCACATCAAATATTCTATTGTCGCCTTTCTCATCCGTTGTAGCAAATTGATGAAGCCATAAAATAAGATTTTCAAGAATGCTTTTGTTTTTTTTAATAACCAAAACAGTTGGGCTTTTCCCTCCAATAGGAACACTTATTCTGCTAGCAATATTCCTATTAAAATCCCCTTTTGCATCCGATGAAGTATATGAATAGATCTCGGTTTCTGCTTTAATATAACCAACACCAGTTTTTATATTTCGCTGTTTTAAGATAAAGTCAGAACTATTTCGTCCAATAAAACCTTCATCAATTCGACTTTGTGTCTGTGCTCTTAAACTATTATGAATACCAGCAATGACAATAATCAACTTATATCCAGCATCAGTAGCTTTATTTATTAATCCCGTGTAATTTGCTGTTTTTCCTGATTGAACATTCCCCACAACCATTCCTCTTCGATCCCACCTACCTTTTACTTTAGGATTAACACATTTATCTAGAATCTTATCTGTAATATCATCAAGTGAACCCATCGGAAACGATGCATCTTTTTGATTCATATATATCTTATACCTATTCCATAATTCAGGATTTATTTTTGATTTTTCATCATAAAGCCAAGGAAGAACATCTTCTGCAACTAATAAAGTTGCCTCTTTTGAGTAAATATCAAAATCAGCTTCCAATTGTGAGATCAATTCTTCTTTATCAAGACTATCAAAACCAGGCATTAGAAAAATATTTTCAACTTCAATCGCTATAGTTGCATTTACAATATCCTTCTTCTTATATTTTTGGAGTAGAACATGGGCAATATTTCTCGCACTTTCAAAATGACTCATATTATTTTAAGATTTCAATTAGTTGAGGAAATTCATTAAAAGGTTCAATATTCAAAATTTGTTTAATTGCAATATCTTTACTAATTCCAGATATTTTAAGAGATGAAAACATCATTTGAGCCAATTGAGCAGTTCCGGTATCTAGCTCCTTGGTTACATTTCTTAATTCAATGCTCTCGGGATTCTCACTGTAATTCTGAATAATCGATTCCACAGGAGTTGTATTTCCAATTAATTTAAGCAGCGATTTTAATTCTTTAGGCTCTATTTTTTGAGCGTTAAGAATTTTCGAAACGATGGGATGCTCTTCATTAATGTAATAATTTATTGCACCATCTCTATGCTTTGACGCTTTCCAAATTGATTGAAAACTGAAACTTGTTATTGAATCATCAAGCATTAATTGATTACCACGAAACCTATAAATATTAGCTGCATTAGACCTCGTGAGCTTACCTAGTCGGACTAAATCTTTCCTGATTATGATTGATGGTGTAGCTGTAGCTTTTTTTATATCTATTTTCCAATCATGATCAAGTTTATTGGGGATATCTATTAAAATCCTAGCATTCTTATAATGTTCATTTTTGGTGAATAAGCCTAGCCAATCACCATAAAGCAGGAGTCTTTCATTTCTATAAATATAGAAACCCTGCAATTTATACCAGTCTTCAGTCTTGGCTAAAATTCTTTCTTCAGCAGTAATTTTTGAAATATGGGGTAACACATAACATTTCACATGAACATTTCCATCATCCAAAAGTTCATCAGAAACTAATTGTCCACCATCCTCCTCTTTCATAAATGGATCCCAAGGTAAAACGAGTGATTCATTTATCCATAACTTGAATTTTCTTTTTTCAAGAAAACGATGAAATACAATACTTAAATGACTCTCAACTAGAGCAAGTTCTTCTAGAAAAACAATTCTAGCGGCTTCATTTTCTTTATGAGAATTACCTATTAGTCGATCAAGTTTTTCCCAAATAACACAAGTTCCACTCTTTTGACTAGATAATCTTTCGAAATATTGCTCGTTAGATATATAATCAAGTAATGACCATTTTCCAGTTTTATTAACAAAGTCTAAATCCCAAGCTCTTTTTATTGTATTAAAACCATTTTTTTTTGAGGCAACTGTCAGGTTTTTACATTGGGAAAATGAAGATGTTTTCAAACCTAGGCCAAAGCGACCAAGATCATTGGCATCTCTTTCATCATTAGGATCTTTACTTCCGGGAGTCATTGCATTAACTAATGTCTGAACATCCATACCTTCCCCATCATCACAAATGGTTAACCAAGATTCAGCTCCATTCCATTCATAGTTTATCCATATATTTTGAGACTTAGCTGAAATACTGTTGTCAATAATATCCGCAATAGCGGTTTGAAGATTATACCCAAAAGCACGAAACGTATTAATCATAGCCCCTGCTTTGGGTGGAGTTTCTTCTGAGATATATTCAGTAAAATCTAACATAATTTGATTTTAAGAAAACGTATTTTATTTGATCTTTTTAAGTATACTAATTACAATGTCCCCAATCTGTTTGGCCAAAAAAGGAGGCACTGCATTTCCAACCTGATGATATTGATGTGTTCTTGCACCACAGAAATAATAATTATCAGGAAATGATTGAATTCGTGCTGCTTCACGTACTGTTAAGCTTCTGCATTGTAATGGATCATAATGAATGAAATAGTGTCCATCTTTTGATATATGACTGGTTATAGTTGTTGCAGGAAATTCTGGGCGTTGTGTACGAAAACGGTCTGCAAATTTTCCACCTTTAGCACTTTTATGCTCTGGTAATAACCACTCTGGATAATCTCTTAATTTGGGGAAGTCACCATTCTTTTGCAAATAAATAGAAGAAAAAAGATATCTAGCCAAATCTTCCTTCAAATGCGTGCGTGATTCATGATTTAATATTCCAGTTAATCTTGGATCTTTATACCAATCCTTTAAAGGGTTTTCTTTCTCTGCATCCTTGAATTCTAGAAAATTTAACCCTTCGCTACTTGGCGATTGTTCCTTTTTATTTAATTTGATGTCTTTAAATTCTTCAGCAAGTTTTGCTCTATAAAAGGAAACGGAATCTTCCCAGTTTTCTTGATTATTAATAATTTTTTTATAAATATGCTTGCCGTTTTCTTTGGAACCAATAATTTCTCTTCCAATTCCGCTTCTTATTTTGGGTAAGCTCCCGATTACATTCTTTAGCAAAACGAGTTCGGATTTCTCGAGTGTTTTGATATTTGAAGCATCAATATCCTGTCTAATGCCTAAAAATATTACACGATGTCTTTTTTGAGGAACACCAAATTTTTCAGTTTTAATTAGGAAGGCTCTGTCGTCTTTATATTCCGGAAATCCATTTTCATCAAATGAATCAGGCTCTTTTACAAAAGAAAATACTTTGTATGTCGGAGAATCTAGGTTTTCAAATACAGATCCTGGGTTTTTAAGATCATTCTTCATCCAAGTAAAGACTTTCTCTCCATCTACTTTTGCTGATAATAATCCTTTTACATTTTCCATCACAAAGATTGCAGGGTGATGTTTGGCTATTATTCTTAGATACTCTTTATATAGAAATACTCTATGATCTTTTTTATTGACATTATCTTTTAATTGATTCCTTGACCTTCCAACAAGTGAAAATGCTTGACAAGGGGGGCCTCCGATTAAAACCCAATCTTTTTTAGGTGATAAACAGGCTGAAATTCGTCTGTCTATTTCTTCGTGTGCTTTTTTAATCTGTTGATCATTATATCCCTCTTCATGAGGTAATTCAAATTTCCAAGCTTCATTTTCAGCATTCTGCCATTCTTTTTGATTCTTTTCAATCAAAGATTCAAAGAGTTCTTCTTTTTTCTTTGAGTCGTTTTCTTTGATGTAATCATAGTATAATTCAGGAACGTCTTGTGGTTTAAATTGTCTGTAAAAGCTTCTTAGGCGTAAAGTTTTATGTGCATGGTAATCTTTCTCAATTGATAGTTTTATACTAAAGACTCTTTCATTTTTTTTATTATAAATTGATGAAAAGCCCTCGCCTAAGCCACCCGGACCTGCAAAAAGATCTATAACTGGAAATGCATATTTGTCAGGTTGATCCGTTACTTTCTTTGTCATTTAGTAGTAATTAAAAAATTAGTTAGTTGCAAATACTTGTTATGTTCTTCACCAAGGATACTTACAATAGTAGGATTGAGGAAGCCGTTAATTTATTTAGTTCAATTTTTCGATCAATGCGAAGCCCAAAGCTAAGAAAAAAACCATTAACCAATATATCAATTCGTATAATTAGGTAAATCTCATAAGCTTTGATTCAATCTACCCCCTCCAAAATCCTAATCAAATCATCATTCACTGGCTTTGCCTTGGTGTTTTAATGCTAAAAAAATTTGTTGCTTATTTATATCAAAATGTTACTTAGTTTGTGTTATGTGTTGATATACTGATTGATATGTTCTTGTTTTTTATGTTGCTTAATCAATTTTCGGTGTTGCTTAAATCAATTTTACTTGTGACTACTTCTATTTCGTATCCCAACCCTCGTATTGCTAATTCTTTTAACTCATCTTTTAATACATGGGGATTTCATTGTTCACATAAAACACATTTAGACCCATCATATCTGTCCAGATTTTTAATATAATTGAACAAATACCAAAAAACCAATCAAAAATGAACACAATCTATCCATGTGTCCATTTATTTCAATTTATTGGACAAATGCCTTTTAGGGTGATATCTTGATGTCTTAAGTTTTTCATGTAATTTTGAGTGTTAATATTCTGCCATGAAGAGATTCTTATTTATTCTGTTGATTTTGTGTTCTATTGCTGGGCTGGCTCAAGTGGACTCCTCCAATTATAAGATGAATATAGAGCAACTGAAAAGATATACAGAATTATCGCAAGATGAGCATTTTAATTTAGAGGAGCGTAAACTATTTGCCCATAAAGCCTATCAGCTTTCTAGAGATTTAAACCTGCCCATACCGGGTGTCAAAGCACAAATTAGCTATGGCTATATTTTGGCTCAATCTGGATATTATGCTAAGGCATTCGAGGTGTTTTTAGATGCCAATGCCAT
It contains:
- a CDS encoding AIPR family protein, with protein sequence MQNNNIDFELDLFIQNLFHEVQSLVYSDDNGDSKENKFTEYVMDILADAGETEGVRLCHYIKENKFENIQFKINGYALEEGYENIDIFISSYKDTNEFYKITKAEFEKLIKWSSGFINAALKGFLDDIEPSIEAYGLASLLTKERKKIIRINVFVLSNGDIPYDPPSDFKLINMEEVLINFKIWDIERLHRLSLSSGNREPIEIDFEETLGETIPCLEMPSKNDLYECYLAIVPGTVLSVLYRNYGVRLLESNVRAFLQQTGKVNQGIRDTIRFNPHMFLPYNNGLATTAQAVKTKITDKGQLVITSVKDFQIVNGGQTTASLFHTAKKYKEANISEVFVQMKLTVIKDEIKKDETVPFISRYANSQNKVSELDLTSNNPLLQRLEELSRTTFAIDLNDRNKQTVWFFERVKGQYKEALNKEPTVSKQNAFKLKYPKNQIIIKSDVAKYINLWELKPFHVSKGSQKNYTIFLREIEKKFKKNKANRIFWIDIVANAILFRATDKLFGRKNSDPIGDTNIKSHTVAYTLSYFHHITDNKLNLGSIWDNQNVATELQVELKKLLIFVYHFFTGLDVALISEAAKSEKNWTLLKEKINYPLDLNVVNKYLITEADYKSRYETIVDDVAESERYNTLEKITSLGLRFWDGLCIFMLRTDYLSEIQHNYITTIRKKIKTNGNFTDFEIKRGGIIIDVLVKNNVDFDKVKALSRFEEADLSMPSTIYNRLKLIDSSTWNRIIALGEQTGKLSFQEVSVIKTVILKLKKHESIDLRRLQIVNNSLEKVKKYGLNI
- a CDS encoding PD-(D/E)XK motif protein; amino-acid sequence: MSRIKEIWNSQAASFKNEVIRHRVEDIKYLKCCIGTVSVSKAKIFTLEIDPQVKVHPNYLKRFIGVEVQVLQINEHQKELVLILLEEELADVFVMFIEDIIQSLADVKNSEDALLIISNRINYWRKLFGKFTNGLLSSQQQRGLYGELYFLKLLLELDGINKDKIINAWQAPDGANQDFYFNGIAVEVKTSIANTPSIKIANEFQLDIDELKILFISFYKLNEYPNGENTLFNIITEIRNILNLFVNLKREFNLKLEILGISLETESEYDKIGYSISRELYYKVTDNFPRITSEIINQAISKVSYEISPIACVDFEVDINEITKEII
- a CDS encoding Z1 domain-containing protein, translating into MSHFESARNIAHVLLQKYKKKDIVNATIAIEVENIFLMPGFDSLDKEELISQLEADFDIYSKEATLLVAEDVLPWLYDEKSKINPELWNRYKIYMNQKDASFPMGSLDDITDKILDKCVNPKVKGRWDRRGMVVGNVQSGKTANYTGLINKATDAGYKLIIVIAGIHNSLRAQTQSRIDEGFIGRNSSDFILKQRNIKTGVGYIKAETEIYSYTSSDAKGDFNRNIASRISVPIGGKSPTVLVIKKNKSILENLILWLHQFATTDEKGDNRIFDVPLLLIDDEADNASVNSGSELDIKTINRLIRTLLNLFNQNTFIGYTATPYANIFIPSSWSDTLETIVKDIRMKIGEDLFPRDFIVNIPPPSNYVGAVQVFGYENSDTGEDFEGLDIIRTAEDQEPYFPLKLNSKNKGDLPDDVPSSLKEALKSFILTCAIRRLRGQENKHNSMLIHVALYVAWIDRVAWLVNEIMRDYKLQIRSGQGNLINELKDLFENDFIPTTDNVKDNIAYTDHKIKQHSWDEIILVLNDAVSKIEVRSVHGTKNTRLLEYHNIEDIKYDDYKNGMSVIAVGGNRLARGITLEGLSVSYYLRASRLYDSLMQMGRWFGYRPGYIDLCRLFTTNQLINWYRHITLATEEMRADFDEMAASNKQPVDYRLKIRTHPGILNITAAGKMREHQKILVGFSGKITQTYQLIKNEKIVKNNLNVLNSLLVRLENPKKRYTLSKKLNGLNWENVAPEKVMSFLEGFSTNQPNIRTELLNRYIQKQNSKGLLLDWTIALIINSESENSYEFKYLNGSVVAGLSKRTNTKIGGDSYFTLSKNNIFDPTHRRLDLEMNNKNPKESEVKKIRAKVGKSLLVIYPLDWTVDTKLEDGIPLVGWGLVFPEIKNEEKVEYAARPYSSSFEDTQSDDDIDTDE
- a CDS encoding ATP-binding protein — encoded protein: MLDFTEYISEETPPKAGAMINTFRAFGYNLQTAIADIIDNSISAKSQNIWINYEWNGAESWLTICDDGEGMDVQTLVNAMTPGSKDPNDERDANDLGRFGLGLKTSSFSQCKNLTVASKKNGFNTIKRAWDLDFVNKTGKWSLLDYISNEQYFERLSSQKSGTCVIWEKLDRLIGNSHKENEAARIVFLEELALVESHLSIVFHRFLEKRKFKLWINESLVLPWDPFMKEEDGGQLVSDELLDDGNVHVKCYVLPHISKITAEERILAKTEDWYKLQGFYIYRNERLLLYGDWLGLFTKNEHYKNARILIDIPNKLDHDWKIDIKKATATPSIIIRKDLVRLGKLTRSNAANIYRFRGNQLMLDDSITSFSFQSIWKASKHRDGAINYYINEEHPIVSKILNAQKIEPKELKSLLKLIGNTTPVESIIQNYSENPESIELRNVTKELDTGTAQLAQMMFSSLKISGISKDIAIKQILNIEPFNEFPQLIEILK
- a CDS encoding DNA cytosine methyltransferase codes for the protein MTKKVTDQPDKYAFPVIDLFAGPGGLGEGFSSIYNKKNERVFSIKLSIEKDYHAHKTLRLRSFYRQFKPQDVPELYYDYIKENDSKKKEELFESLIEKNQKEWQNAENEAWKFELPHEEGYNDQQIKKAHEEIDRRISACLSPKKDWVLIGGPPCQAFSLVGRSRNQLKDNVNKKDHRVFLYKEYLRIIAKHHPAIFVMENVKGLLSAKVDGEKVFTWMKNDLKNPGSVFENLDSPTYKVFSFVKEPDSFDENGFPEYKDDRAFLIKTEKFGVPQKRHRVIFLGIRQDIDASNIKTLEKSELVLLKNVIGSLPKIRSGIGREIIGSKENGKHIYKKIINNQENWEDSVSFYRAKLAEEFKDIKLNKKEQSPSSEGLNFLEFKDAEKENPLKDWYKDPRLTGILNHESRTHLKEDLARYLFSSIYLQKNGDFPKLRDYPEWLLPEHKSAKGGKFADRFRTQRPEFPATTITSHISKDGHYFIHYDPLQCRSLTVREAARIQSFPDNYYFCGARTHQYHQVGNAVPPFLAKQIGDIVISILKKIK